Proteins found in one Aspergillus chevalieri M1 DNA, chromosome 2, nearly complete sequence genomic segment:
- a CDS encoding centromere protein H (COG:S;~EggNog:ENOG410PQD9;~InterPro:IPR008426,IPR040034;~PFAM:PF05837;~go_component: GO:0000776 - kinetochore [Evidence IEA];~go_process: GO:0051382 - kinetochore assembly [Evidence IEA]), whose product MASSTKVQSLPHLEEGEVSLLELAADDARDVAPLSDKEAMILQLYHRAQEQKLEKALLQQETENVSGENVEEQLAIAEQELLEARATYTVRRKAVATVLMTEPSLKAVHLKATSPAERDLLRLINRRDVLSLAHENLHAAHNAILRQLSNLEMENREIHDRNRELVRQLLELTGQDGSWRDQLEDRDLRAQLDALDAEQQKCQARWEVMKNIASAIVVGSGVNWADDDKLSALVLDESDD is encoded by the exons ATGGCATCCTCTACAAAGGTTCAGTCTCTACCTCATTTGGAGGAGGGCGAAGTGTCTCTGTTGGAATTGGCAGCCGACGATGCGCGTGATGTTGCGCCGTTGTCCGACAAGGAGGCTATGATCCTGCAGCTGTACCATCGGGCTCAGGAACAAAAGCTGGAAAAGGCGCTTCTACAGCAGG AGACCGAAAACGTCTCCGGCGAGAATGTTGAAGAGCAACTCGCGATCGCGGAACAAGAACTACTCGAGGCCCGAGCGACATATACCGTCAGGAGGAAAGCAGTGGCAACAGTTCTTATGACCGAACCAAGTCTGAAAGCAGTTCATCTGAAAGCCACATCGCCAGCTGAACG GGATCTTCTCCGTCTTATCAATCGCCGCGACGTCCTGTCGCTCGCACACGAAAACCTCCATGCTGCACATAATGCGATACTACGGCAACTGTCGAacctggagatggagaatCGCGAGATCCACGACAGAAACCGGGAACTGGTGCGTCAGCTGTTGGAACTGACCGGTCAGGATGGTTCGTGGAGGGATCAACTGGAAGATCGGGATCTCCGGGCGCAACTCGACGCGCTAGATGCGGAGCAGCAGAAGTGCCAAGCGCGTTGGGAAGTCATGAAGAACATTGCTAGCGCCATTGTGGTTGGCAGTGGCGTGAACTGGGCAGATGATGACAAGCTCAGTGCACTTGTGCTTGATGAATCCGATGATTGA
- the nhp6 gene encoding high-mobility group nucleosome-binding protein (COG:K;~EggNog:ENOG410PRUP;~InterPro:IPR009071,IPR036910;~PFAM:PF00505,PF09011) produces MPKEKTTTRKTKPRVERKKKDPNAPKRGLSAYMFFANDNREKVREENPGISFGQVGKMLGEKWKNLSDSERKPYEEKAAADKKRYEDEKEKYAEQQAAEAEEDEESS; encoded by the exons ATGCCTAAGGAGAAGACCACCACCCGCAAGACCAAGCCCAGAGtcgagagaaagaagaagg ACCCCAACGCGCCCAAGCGTGGTCTCTCGGCATACATGTTCTTCGCCAACGACAACCGGGAAAAAGTCCGTGAGGAGAACCCTGGCATCTCGTTCG GTCAGGTTGGTAAGATGCTCGGTGAGAAGTGGAAGAACCTGAGCGACTCGGAGCGCAAGCCCTACGAAGAGAAGGCTGCCGCCGACAAGAAGCGTTacgaggatgagaaggagaaatATGCT GAGCAGCAGGCCGCCGAGGccgaggaagatgaagaatcGTCCTAG
- a CDS encoding uncharacterized protein (COG:S;~EggNog:ENOG410PP2J), protein MALRTSADNAEDVAAGFRMFRDPLPEYATEITGLIADLYAISVSLKFLDDFASNRAYRHTLHHVQSDLELVGTSLKYTLEDIVDFFGDLETRHGPHRETFKRTWLNLCSYFQEESKDSLSTRLIKYKTFLNELQDEFKDKDSDARLTARLRSNIKSLLLQQESQNARLVPRLGALTVGGSSGSEPSSPVSERRRPRNRRSYERRRPSSSMQSPQSPLSPSSGTYSSDFPPSVPDVPGSQTSSSGTQSTLDTAADHWAKDVFLDQHTTTPVPNVGETSKCLGDPNPGLKRWLRDEGYEELFQLAFTGDSDLRVYMFFREDDHRARIMCKGPRGSRPSPYFCMPLNMLEAFRNGSCLELRRRRRRGAGELWANLKFSTIERMVLFFCTFLAMRSQDCGRPVGKIRDYELDDEVELYGGQIIDDNYLHALRIYQDTITGAVRLQASVHKGEMDRSPVWTAFITDHIKEHIMTRAWIRRSSSDPKAVLLRELHPSVFAFMDYNPQVTARGEHILRFLTRAGEFSPWSYLSRVMLTLADADAFLRNIGELIAELV, encoded by the exons ATGGCCTTGCGGACATCTGCCGATAATGCAGAGGATGTGGCCGCGGGCTTCCGCATGTTTCGAGATCCTTTGCCCGAATATGCCACGGAAATAACCGGCCTCATCGCGGATCTCTATGCTATTAGTGTCTCGCTGAAATTCTTGGACGATTTCGCTTCCAACCGTGCATACCGCCATACTCTCCACCATGTTCAGTCGGATCTGGAGCTAGTTGGGACTAGTTTGAAATATACTCTCGAGGACattgttgatttctttggtGATCTGGAAACTCGTCACGGGCCGCATCGAGAAACCTTTAAGCGGACGTGGTTGAATCTGTGTTCGTACTTCCAGGAGGAATCAAAGGATTCGTTGTCGACCCGGCTTATAAAATACAAGACTTTTTTAAATGAGCTGCAGGATGAGTTTAAAGA CAAGGACTCGGATGCTCGTCTCACGGCAAGACTTCGATCCAACATCAAATCCCTCCTGCTCCAACAAGAATCCCAGAATGCCCGATTAGTACCTCGTCTTGGTGCCTTAACCGTGGGAGGCTCCTCCGGCAGTGAGCCCAGCAGTCCAGTCAGTGAACGACGCAGACCGCGCAATCGCAGATCGTACGAACGACGGAGACCGTCATCGTCAATGCAGTCACCTCAGTCACCGTTATCCCCGTCCTCGGGGACGTACTCGTCCGACTTTCCTCCCTCCGTTCCAGATGTCCCAGGTTCACAGACGAGTTCTAGTGGCACCCAATCGACCCTAGATACTGCGGCTGATCACTGGGCAAAGGATGTATTCCTGGACCAGCATACAACTACCCCGGTTCCGAACGTTGGCGAAAC TTCGAAATGCTTAGGAGATCCGAATCCAGGTTTGAAAAGGTGGCTTCGCGATGAAGGGTATGAAGAGCTGTTTCAACT GGCATTTACTGGCGACTCGGATCTTCGAGTATACATGTTTTTCCGGGAGGACGACCATCGAGCCCGAATCATGTGCAAAGGCCCTCGCGGCTCTCGACCCAGTCCGTACTTTTGCATGCCTCTTAACATGCTGGAGGCTTTCCGAAATGGATCGTGCCTTGAACTGCGTCGTCGTCGGCGCAGGGGAGCCGGTGAATTGTGGGCGAATCTGAAGTTCAGTACGATTGAGC GAATGGTCCTATTCTTCTGTACATTTCTAGCAATGCGCTCGCAAGACTGCGGCCGACCAGTCGGAAAAATCCGCGACTATGAACTCGATGACGAAGTCGAGTTATATGGCGG CCAGATAATCGACGACAACTACCTCCACGCCCTCCGCATCTACCAAGACACCATAACCGGTGCCGTCCGCCTCCAAGCCTCCGTCCACAAAGGTGAAATGGACCGCAGCCCTGTCTGGACCGCCTTCATCACAGACCATATCAAAGAGCACATCATGACTCGCGCGTGGATCCGGCGGTCTTCGTCCGATCCCAAGGCTGTGCTTTTGCGGGAATTGCATCCGAGTGTGTTTGCATTTATGGATTATAATCCGCAGGTTACAGCAAGGGGGGAGCATATTTTAAGGTTTTTGACGAGGGCTGGTGAGTTTTCCCCTTGGTCCTACTTGTCGAGAGTGATGCTGACGTTGGCAGATGCGGATGCATTTTTGCGTAATATTGGGGAGTTGATTGCTGAGTTGGTCTGA
- a CDS encoding CCDC174 family protein (COG:S;~EggNog:ENOG410PMAE;~InterPro:IPR025066;~PFAM:PF13300) — translation MASNNNSLYGNPRRKQSQNTTPQSSSSLAFTSHLSSLISQHQPSTTGRARPSKSSKSDIFSVSNRGAQKRAAADLLDDNNGQQHKTEKDIGKVDEATLHRSKRRMEEKVRLYEDLKNGSYLAGDSDDEDEAGAEGGGDAYLARLRRKEKEGLVDFDRKWADEERKREDNEDSQEEKEEEDDDNASIISYEDDLGRTRHGTRAEAARAAAESQSQHEAAERWRPQRPTNLIYGETIQTQAFNPDANTAEQMSYLAARRDRSPTPPEETHYDPEGEVRNRGTGFYAFSKDENIRKQQMEELMGAREETVKERDARRERRAERKRVKDERRRKIEELRVKRRAEVFLAGLGDLGVQS, via the coding sequence ATGGCATCCAACAACAACTCCCTTTATGGCAACCCCCGCCGAAAACAATCCCAAAACACAACCCcccaatcctcttcctccctcgCATTCACAAGCCACCTCTCCTCGCTAATCTCCCAACACCAACCCTCGACCACCGGCCGCGCGCGCCCCTCCAAATCCTCCAAATCAGACATCTTCTCCGTATCCAACCGCGGCGCCCAGAAACGCGCTGCAGCCGACTTACTCGACGATAACAATGGTCAACAACACAAGACCGAGAAGGATATCGGGAAAGTGGACGAAGCGACCCTGCATCGGTCGAAGAGACGGATGGAGGAGAAAGTAAGGCTGTATGAGGATTTAAAGAATGGGTCTTATCTTGCTGGGGAtagcgatgatgaggatgaagctGGGGCTGAGGGTGGTGGCGACGCGTATCTGGCGCGACTGCGCcggaaggagaaagagggtcTGGTTGATTTCGATCGCAAATGGGCTGATGAGGAGCGCAAGCGCGAGGACAACGAGGATtcccaagaagaaaaagaggaggaggacgacGACAACGCGTCAATAATATCCTACGAAGACGACCTCGGCCGCACCCGCCACGGCACCCGCGCAGAAGCCGCCCGCGCAGCCGCAGAATCGCAATCCCAGCACGAAGCCGCCGAGCGCTGGCGCCCGCAACGTCCGACGAACTTAATATACGGCGAAACCATACAAACGCAGGCGTTCAACCCGGACGCTAACACGGCCGAGCAAATGTCCTATCTAGCGGCCCGGCGGGACCGCTCGCCTACACCGCCCGAGGAAACGCATTATGATCCGGAGGGTGAGGTTCGGAATCGCGGGACGGGTTTCTATGCGTTTTCGAAGGATGAGAATATTAGGAAGCAGCAGATGGAGGAGCTGATGGGGGCTAGAGAGGAGACGGTTAAGGAGAGGGATGCGAGGAGGGAGCGGAGggcggagaggaagagggtgaAAGatgagaggaggaggaaaatCGAGGAGTTGAGGGTTAAGAGGAGGGCGGAGGTTTTTCTGGCGGGATTGGGGGACTTGGGGGTCCAGAGTTGA
- a CDS encoding uncharacterized protein (COG:T;~EggNog:ENOG410QDVX;~InterPro:IPR001789,IPR003594,IPR036890,IPR011006, IPR004358,IPR005467;~PFAM:PF02518,PF00072;~go_function: GO:0016772 - transferase activity, transferring phosphorus-containing groups [Evidence IEA];~go_process: GO:0000160 - phosphorelay signal transduction system [Evidence IEA];~go_process: GO:0016310 - phosphorylation [Evidence IEA]), protein MFQPELRNQGIQFEFRLDNSYIDYGIDWVKADLTRISQVVINLFSNAIKFTKTRGTKKIALSMGASLERPPSYPPNIVFFQSDEAALRLDATSGPEWGTGEPAYIMVAVSDTGIGISPESQKRLFERFNQATPKTGVEYGGSGLGLNVCRKLCHLHGGEIGVSSKEGDGSTFGFFFKVLRSSRASHDEKVAQEDEPGMDELRNRLGSLGHKVSEAEQTNPNDSDSEISAKPIVTQSLEVKPNAADDGRTGDERTRNTAKIAETDEDQDANRQEAANGDLSNEDKPKTESSGPSHGESEKIRILLVEDNIINQRIISRKLQSLGFEVSKANDGREAVEIAQTGGFSCILMDKEMPVMDGNAATRAIRQSEHRSIASVPIIGITANVRPEQEAEMKQAGMDSVIHKPYRMEELVGSINQVTNKEA, encoded by the coding sequence ATGTTCCAACCTGAGCTCCGGAACCAAGGCATCCAATTTGAATTCCGACTTGATAATTCCTACATAGACTATGGCATTGACTGGGTCAAGGCAGATCTAACCCGGATCAGCCAAGTGGTTATCAATCTATTCTCAAACGCAATCAAATTCACCAAGACCAGGGGCACGAAGAAAATCGCCCTCTCCATGGGTGCTTCCCTGGAACGACCGCCGTCATACCCACCGAATATCGTCTTCTTCCAATCAGACGAGGCTGCATTACGCCTGGACGCAACCAGTGGGCCGGAATGGGGCACAGGCGAACCGGCGTACATCATGGTCGCTGTCAGTGATACTGGGATTGGGATCAGCCCTGAAAGCCAGAAAAGGCTCTTTGAGCGTTTCAACCAGGCGACTCCCAAAACAGGGGTAGAATATGGTGGCTCGGGGCTGGGATTGAACGTTTGCCGGAAACTCTGTCATTTGCACGGGGGAGAGATTGGAGTCAGCTCTAAGGAAGGGGATGGCAGTACCTTTGGGTTTTTCTTCAAAGTTCTTCGAAGTTCGCGAGCATCCCACGATGAAAAGGTAGCACAGGAGGATGAGCCGGGAATGGACGAGTTGCGCAATCGACTTGGATCACTTGGCCATAAAGTGTCCGAAGCCGAGCAGACGAATCCCAATGATTCTGATTCCGAGATCTCAGCGAAGCCTATTGTGACACAATCGTTAGAGGTGAAGCCGAACGCCGCGGACGACGGAAGGACAGGCGACGAGCGGACACGAAATACGGCCAAGATCGCAGAGACCGACGAAGACCAGGATGCAAACCGACAAGAAGCCGCCAATGGTGATTTATCAAATGAAGACAAGCCAAAGACAGAATCTTCTGGACCTTCCCATGGGGAAAGTGAAAAAATACGAATCCTGCTAGTCGAAGataacatcatcaaccaGCGCATCATCTCCCGCAAGTTACAATCCCTTGGTTTTGAGGTCTCAAAAGCCAACGATGGCCGTGAGGCCGTTGAGATAGCTCAGACAGGTGGGTTCAGCTGCATTCTTATGGACAAAGAGATGCCTGTTATGGATGGAAACGCAGCAACGAGGGCTATTCGACAATCGGAGCATAGAAGCATTGCATCCGTTCCAATCATTGGTATCACAGCAAATGTTAGGCCGGAGCAGGAGGCCGAGATGAAGCAGGCGGGAATGGACAGTGTTATTCACAAGCCTTATAGAATGGAAGAGCTTGTGGGAAGTATCAATCAAGTAACCAATAAAGAAGCATGA
- a CDS encoding putative sensor histidine kinase/response regulator (COG:T;~EggNog:ENOG410PHA0;~InterPro:IPR036097,IPR035965,IPR003661;~PFAM:PF00512;~go_function: GO:0000155 - phosphorelay sensor kinase activity [Evidence IEA];~go_process: GO:0007165 - signal transduction [Evidence IEA]) codes for MDQPSVERTPGWPDTIGDLSQALMALSHPAAIYWGDDLMLFHNEAWEDAAGGVDRQRTPQRHALTTNAVAVLLTVSHGGKAGALRGEDLLNIDRCETDSHVLLSQIPGVGADYVTGVIAQLIPKIHSRKPLDDDRKPLSTADDKERKDAMDDSRGGAGASAMNGTMNESVQKLADTLPAGLAIINQKDEPVFINGRFQNPNSYHSTKYFETLSQSIHSDDCGRVESAYQEALASRSELRIQYRVRDQHDCWHLLLLNPLGHGDVQYPGLDERGGFTCTVVDITAEKTAEIAQAESAREAQEHKEQQERFIDMISHEIRNPLSAILHCTEDIIEAVKDKKADQIQTGDIIQAVDIINLCIMHQKKVVDDVLLFSKLDASMLTL; via the coding sequence ATGGATCAGCCATCAGTTGAACGCACGCCAGGATGGCCGGATACCATCGGAGACTTGTCCCAAGCGCTGATGGCTCTGTCACATCCTGCCGCTATATACTGGGGAGATGATCTTATGCTCTTCCACAACGAAGCTTGGGAAGATGCCGCTGGCGGCGTTGATAGGCAAAGAACGCCACAGCGGCATGCTCTTACGACCAACGCTGTTGCCGTGCTGTTGACGGTGTCGCATGGTGGCAAGGCAGGTGCATTGCGGGGCGAGGATTTGTTGAACATTGATCGATGTGAGACGGATAGCCATGTCTTACTAAGTCAGATACCGGGCGTGGGTGCCGACTATGTGACTGGCGTTATTGCCCAGTTGATCCCTAAGATTCATTCTCGAAAACCGCTTGACGATGATCGGAAGCCTTTGTCGACCGCAGATGACAAGGAACGCAAAGATGCAATGGATGACTCGAGGGGCGGTGCTGGGGCCTCTGCGATGAATGGCACCATGAATGAATCCGTTCAAAAGCTTGCCGATACGTTACCAGCTGGGCTCGCCATTATCAACCAAAAAGATGAGCCTGTGTTTATCAACGGGCGCTTTCAGAACCCCAATTCCTACCACAGTACAAAATACTTCGAGACTCTATCCCAGTCCATCCACTCAGACGACTGTGGCCGAGTCGAAAGTGCTTACCAGGAGGCATTGGCGTCCCGATCTGAACTGCGCATCCAGTATCGTGTAAGAGATCAACATGACTGCTGGCACTTGCTGTTATTGAATCCGCTTGGTCATGGCGACGTGCAATACCCTGGTCTGGATGAGCGTGGAGGGTTTACCTGCACGGTTGTGGACATCACGGCCGAGAAAACCGCGGAAATAGCACAGGCAGAGTCCGCGCGAGAAGCGCAGGAGCACAAGGAACAACAAGAACGGTTCATTGATATGATCAGCCATGAGATTCGGAATCCGCTCTCCGCTATTTTACATTGCACCGAAGACATCATAGAAGCCGTGAAGGACAAGAAAGCGGACCAGATTCAAACGGGGGATATCATACAAGCGGTAGATATTATAAATCTGTGTATCATGCATCAAAAGAAAGTTGTTGACGATGTACTCTTGTTCTCCAAACTGGACGCATCCATGCTGACCTTATAA
- a CDS encoding homoserine dehydrogenase (BUSCO:EOG09263483;~COG:E;~EggNog:ENOG410PGAE;~InterPro:IPR019811,IPR005106,IPR022697,IPR001342, IPR036291;~PFAM:PF03447,PF00742;~go_function: GO:0004412 - homoserine dehydrogenase activity [Evidence IEA];~go_function: GO:0016491 - oxidoreductase activity [Evidence IEA];~go_function: GO:0050661 - NADP binding [Evidence IEA];~go_process: GO:0006520 - cellular amino acid metabolic process [Evidence IEA];~go_process: GO:0055114 - oxidation-reduction process [Evidence IEA]) — MASPIYLGVIGVGGVGTAFLNQLARLPNAPQLVLLARSSQTLLSPSPAYKPSIPAGDWKTASETPSLTKSGALSVDEIASYLSSAPGRAVLVDNTSDPALASSYPVFLRKGISVVTPNKKGFSSELSLWKDIFGAAAEGKALVYHESTVGAGLPVISSLKDLVATGDQITRIEGVFSGTLSFLFNTFAPVSGGAGASAKWSEVVAQAKDLGYTEPDPRDDLNGMDVARKLTILARIAGLDVQGPDSFPIESLIPNELASLPSTSDGITQFMTRLPEFDGQMSAIKDGAEKQGKVVRYVGSVDTAKKEVRVGLQYFDKDSAIAGLKGSDNIISFYTQRYGANPLIVQGAGAGGDVTAMGVTADLLKVLERLS; from the exons ATGGCTTCTCCTATCTACCTCGGTGTTATCG GTGTCGGCGGCGTTGGCACTGCCTTCCTAAACCAGCTCGCTCGCCTGCCCAACGCTCCCCAActcgtcctcctcgcccGCTCCTCCCAAACCCTCCTCTCCCCTTCCCCAGCCTACAAGCCCAGCATTCCTGCCGGCGACTGGAAGACTGCCTCAGAAACCCCCTCTCTCACCAAGTCTGGCGCCCTCTCCGTCGACGAGATCGCCTCGTACCTCTCCTCCGCCCCCGGCCGCGCCGTCCTCGTCGACAACACCAGCGACCCAGCGCTGGCGAGCTCGTACCCTGTCTTCCTGCGCAAAGGTATCTCGGTGGTTACGCCCAACAAGAAGGGTTTCTCGAGTGAGTTGAGTCTGTGGAAGGACATCTTCGGTGCTGCCGCCGAGGGCAAGGCGCTGGTTTACCATGAGAGTACCGTGGGTGCGGGGTTGCCTGTGATCTCCTCGCTGAAGGACCTTGTTGCTACCGGTGACCAGATCACCCGCATTGAGGGTGTCTTCTCGGGGACATTGTCGTTCCTGTTCAACACTTTCGCCCCTGTGTCCGGCGGCGCTGGTGCTTCTGCTAAGTGGAGTGAGGTTGTTGCGCAGGCCAAGGATCTTGGCTACACCGAGCCTGACCCGCGTGATGACTTGAACGGAATGGACGTTGCCCGGAAACTCACCATCCTCGCCCGTATCGCTGGCCTGGACGTGCAAGGACCCGACTCGTTCCCAATTGAGTCGCTCATCCCTAACGAACTGGCTTCCCTCCCCTCGACCTCTGACGGCATCACCCAGTTCATGACCCGTCTCCCCGAGTTCGACGGCCAGATGTCTGCTATTAAGGATGGTGCTGAGAAGCAGGGCAAGGTTGTGCGGTACGTTGGCAGCGTGGACACGGCCAAGAAGGAGGTTCGCGTTGGCCTGCAGTACTTTGACAAGGACAGCGCTATTGCTGGCCTGAAGGGCAGTGATAACATCATCAGCTTCTACACGCAGCGCTACGGCGCCAACCCGCTCATTGTGCagggtgctggtgctggtggtgatGTGACCGCTATGGGTGTCACGGCGGATCTGCTCAAGGTTCTTGAGAGATTGTCTTAG
- a CDS encoding heme-dependent oxidative N-demethylase family protein (COG:S;~EggNog:ENOG410PFC5;~InterPro:IPR021848;~PFAM:PF11927): MGVDVNPGIRSYMLAIQKTVSVSTRTPPPPNTYNYEPRLTNSRKKYTFPPITPLPNFNHETTDPIQLRPFKPKYHLTMGLTNIPLSDFLPIDNTYKSRLALRSSLISNHRDTVIGVSDDDGRDTRVRQAVEELYAFVIGWYLPSRYPSMFRVIPAPSSRKGGEVLENKVTGDTWPTTLANTQNAEIALEILGKTIDEDFLILLPNPSTEKYHLSAYITCYPSGFNPARKLGLQLSTIHAPVPGYAEKLEKSMDRFFARIEVGKVGKRVNWSVTTGAGLFAAFGGTHARVGEEFESLGAGELDVESTFLRCERQTLHRLPTSKALIFAFHTYTYPIQQIKDEGLGEELASAIDGLKEGNVPEMHFYKRGSVWGEAVKAFLRS, from the exons ATGGGTGTCGATGTCAACCCTGGCATTCGTTCTTATATGCTTGCTATACAAAAGACAGTCTCAGTCTCAACCCGTACGCCCCCTCCCCCTAATACCTATAACTATGAACCTCGACTAACCAACTCACGGAAGAAATACACCTTCCCACCAATAACCCCTCTCCCAAATTTCAACCATGAGACCACAGACCCCATACAGCTCCGTCCCTTCAAACCGAAATACCACTTAACCATGG GCCTCACAAACATCCCCCTCTCAGACTTCCTCCCCATCGACAACACATACAAATCGCGCCTCGCGCTGCGCTCATCACTCATCTCAAACCATAGAGATACAGTTATCGGTGTCTCTGACGATGACGGGAGAGATACGAGGGTCAGACAAGCTGTGGAGGAGTTATATGCGTTTGTCATCGGATGGTATCTACCGAGCCGGTATCCGTCAATGTTTAGGGTTATTCCCGCACCTTCCAGCAGGAAGGGAGGCGAGGTGCTGGAGAACAAGGTAACAGGCGACACATGGCCCACAACCCTCGCCAACACTCAAAACGCAGAAATAGCCCTGGAAATCCTAGGCAAAACCATCGATGAAgacttcctcatcctcctccccaacccTTCCACAGAGAAATACCATCTCTCCGCATACATAACCTGCTACCCGTCCGGCTTCAATCCAGCCCGAAAGCTCGGTCTGCAGTTATCTACGATTCATGCTCCTGTGCCCGGATACGCTGAGAAACTGGAGAAAAGCATGGATCGGTTCTTTGCGAGGATCGAGGTTGGGAAGGTTGGGAAGAGGGTGAATTGGAGTGTTACGACGGGGGCGGGGCTTTTTGCGGCGTTTGGGGGAACGCATGCGAGGGTGGGGGAAGAGTTTGAGTCCCTAGGGGCTGGAGAGTTGGATGTTGAGTCG ACGTTTCTGCGTTGTGAACGGCAGACGCTTCATCGATTACCGACTAGTAAAGCGTTGATATTCGCTTTCCATACGTATACGTATCCCATCCAGCAGATCAAGGATGAAGGGCTTGGCGAGGAATTGGCTTCTGCAATTGACGGGTTGAAAGAGGGGAATGTGCCTGAGATGCATTTTTACAAACGTGGTTCTGTATGGGGAGAGGCTGTCAAGGCGTTTTTGCGAAGTTAA
- a CDS encoding uncharacterized protein (COG:S;~EggNog:ENOG410PYE6;~TransMembrane:1 (o20-46i)), whose amino-acid sequence MAWYSILPPDLTYLETWAARIFFILGLITLLPWTALLIFDFVLYIVRMALYEMPVVGGRVRGAQRPRAPSLNERLDGGARRVFVLGQGGEKNIEGYVYGDGDLDEEGYAEGYRDEGEREREREGKKL is encoded by the exons ATGGCCTGGTACTCCATCCTCCCCCCCGACCTCACATACCTCGAAACCTGGGCCGCCCGGATCTTC TTCATCCTAGGCCTAATAACCCTCCTCCCCTGGACTGCCCTCCTTATCTTCGACTTTGTGCTGTACATCGTGCGCATGGCGCTTTACGAGATGCCGGTTGTCGGGGGCCGCGTGAGAGGTGCGCAGAGACCGCGGGCGCCGAGTTTGAATGAGAGGCTGGATGGGGGTGCGAGGAGGGTTTTTGTGCTGGGGCAGGGGGGTGAGAAGAATATTGAGGGGTATGTTTATGGTGATGGGGAtctggatgaggagggatATGCGGAGGGTTATCGGGATGAGGGGGAGCGGGAGCGGGAGCGCGAGGGGAAGAAGCTGTGA